From a single Capsicum annuum cultivar UCD-10X-F1 chromosome 12, UCD10Xv1.1, whole genome shotgun sequence genomic region:
- the LOC107849779 gene encoding 2-oxoglutarate-dependent dioxygenase AOP3-like, giving the protein MSSLMVLLRIFPILFGLSDLVLTYLKKLSEFEDMIRRIIFEKLGLENYLNEHKNSGDYLLGLLKYRPPKDGEKNIGIPPHTDKIISIILSQGDQHVNGLQIMDKNGQWFDFQYSSPHSYLFIIGDCLKAFTNGRLRVPFHQVIMGNEERYVVSLSIFPKEEHIIKVPEELVDEDHPLLYKPFDGSKYVSYFVSEANRNIGVTLESYCGVSANTPNLC; this is encoded by the exons ATGTCTTCACTCATGGTGTTGTTGAGAATTTTTCCAATCTTGTTTGGCCTGAG TGATTTGGTACTTACTTACTTGAAGAAATTATCAGAATTTGAAGATATGATAAGAAGAATAATATTTGAGAAATTGGGTTTGGAAAATTACTTGAATGAGCATAAAAACTCAGGTGATTACTTACTTGGTCTTCTCAAATATAGACCACCTAAAGATGGGGAGAAAAATATTGGAATACCTCCTCATACTGacaaaattatttcaataattttaagcCAAGGTGATCAACATGTAAATGGGCTGCAAATTATGGACAAAAATGGGCAATGGTTTGATTTTCAATACTCATCACCTCATTCATACTTATTCATTATCGGTGACTGTCTGAAA GCATTTACGAATGGCAGGCTGCGTGTTCCCTTTCATCAAGTGATAATGGGCAATGAAGAGAGATATGTTGTGAGTTTGTCCATATTTCCTAAAGAAGAACATATCATTAAAGTCCCAGAGGAACTTGTTGATGAAGATCATCCTTTGCTTTACAAGCCCTTTGATGGTTCCAaatatgtttcatattttgtCTCAGAGGCGAACCGCAACATTGGTGTTACTCTTGAGAGCTACTGTGGTGTCTCAGCCAACACTCCGAACTTATGCTGA